The genomic segment AGGCGCTTTAATCTACGATCCGTCAAGTAAAACCATCATTGCGCGCGCAAAAAATGCACCCATTAGTCTTAATGACCCTTCGGCGCACGCTGAAATACTGGCTTTACGCGCGGCAGGGCAGGTTGTCGGCAATTATCGCCTGACCGATCTGTGGCTCTATGTGACGCTGGAACCGTGCGCCATGTGCGCCGGCGCGCTGTCGCACGCCCGTATCGGACGGGTGATATATGGAGCCTCTGACCCCAA from the Asticcacaulis excentricus genome contains:
- the tadA gene encoding tRNA adenosine(34) deaminase TadA, with protein sequence MTDETLMRLALDEAEKAAQAGEVPIGALIYDPSSKTIIARAKNAPISLNDPSAHAEILALRAAGQVVGNYRLTDLWLYVTLEPCAMCAGALSHARIGRVIYGASDPKGGAVESGPRFFAQPTCHWAPDVTGGVLEAETGQVLKDFFRQRRKTRSTTAEGD